A genomic region of Thunnus albacares chromosome 2, fThuAlb1.1, whole genome shotgun sequence contains the following coding sequences:
- the si:dkeyp-117b11.1 gene encoding B-cell linker protein has translation MTMSFFGKLKNLHSGPPAPPRRKGFGWPQDEFDEEEGDTYEAPPCERPAVKVPQRQVEEDVYLERTSNPAVPQRHAAPPPRQKALKPHQRAKEFYFDLNTKKPPEVNRNDKPGRKKMPPPPVRSAPAPVPEPNTEEDVYLDPNEEQEDNDDLYLEPTAACSPGPRGPMRMPPSAIPMMKPPVPRAKSNSLLPSLNEVKGPSVEARRATFPTKFPPPTPSVKPPLPANLKEAKPSPPNPPMADTKPAASSGGMRATKQAGNEVKEWFAGDCNRKTAEDLLLRVNKDGAFLIRHSSAQNARQPYTLAVLYQQKVYNIPIRFLGETQGYALGKEGKKNEEIFTSLDEMITHHKNNQLCLIDSKSQAKHMAYLTHPARP, from the exons ATGACAATG agcTTCTTTGGAAAACTGAAGAACCT GCACAGCGGACCTCCGGCTCCACCCAGAAGAAAAG GGTTTGGATGGCCACAGGATGAGTTT gatgaagaggaaggtgACACGTATGAAGCGCCTCCTTGTGAGCGTCCGGCTGTGAAAGTCCCACAGAGACAAGTGGAAGAAGACGTTTATCTGG AAAGGACGTCCAATCCTGCTGTTCCACAAAGGCATGCTGCTCCTCCACCCAGGCAGAAAGCTTTG AAACCTCATCAACGTGCTAAAGAGTTCTACTTTGATCTCAACACTAAGAAAC CACCTGAGGTAAACAGAAATGACAAACCTGGGAGAAAGAAGATGCCTCCTCCACCGGTCCGATCTGCTCCTGCTCCAGTTCCTGAACCCAACACCGAGGAAG ATGTGTATCTGGATCCAAATGAAGAACAG GAAGATAATGACGACCTGTATTTAGAACCAACAGCTG CTTGCTCTCCTGGCCCTCGTGGTCCAATGAGGATGCCTCCTTCTGCCATCCCCAT GATGAAGCCTCCAGTTCCCAGAGCTAAGTCA AATTCACTCTTGCCTTCTTTGAATGAAGTAAAAG GTCCTTCAGTTGAAGCAAGACGCGCCACATTTCCAACCAAATTCCCTCCACCGACTCCCAGTGTTAAGCCCCCTCTGCCTGCAAACCTGAAGGAAGCTAAGCCCAG cCCTCCAAATCCTCCCATGGCAGACACTAAGCCTGCGG CCTCCTCTGGTGGTATGAGGGCTACCAAACAAGCAGGGAATGAG GTTAAAGAGTGGTTTGCTGGAGACTGTAACAGAAAGACAGCCGAGGATCTCTTACTGCGAGTCAACAAG GACGGCGCCTTCCTCATCCGACACAGCTCGGCCCAGAACGCCCGCCAGCCGTACACCCTCGCTGTGCTCTACCAGCAGAAGGTGTACAACATTCCCATCCGATTCCTGGGGGAGACACAAGGCTACGCCCTGGGAAAGGAGGGCAAGAAGAACGAAGAG aTTTTCACCAGTCTGGACGAGATGATAACTCACCACAAGAATAATCAGCTGTGTCTGATTGACAGCAAGAGCCAGGCCAAGCACATGGCGTATTTAACTCACCCTGCACGCCCTTAA